In Sulfolobales archaeon, one genomic interval encodes:
- a CDS encoding branched-chain amino acid ABC transporter permease, which produces MIDTLIGGIILSSLLSLMAMGITLLYRTTKVPNFAHASFVTTGIFATFTVYLFNQPIYLGIPLGFIISGLEALLLFYLILEPLRRRRSSVFILMMATLTYDILLFGLINIYADYLQYTYKATSRNIYLAGADPKIFGVQGILIVSISMLIASLVLLHIFLSRTAFGTALRAVMENDSLALASGINVSTALAVSWFIAGGLAGVAGALLPLHIMCSPSTGTILIAAMFAASILGGLEQVYGAPIGGFILGLAETLLVSWLSAVLGPWVMTYSGMIPYIALIIGLIFFPTGLVSIRVRGV; this is translated from the coding sequence TTGATCGATACTTTAATTGGAGGAATAATACTCTCATCACTACTCTCACTAATGGCTATGGGTATAACACTTCTATATAGAACTACTAAGGTTCCTAATTTTGCTCACGCATCTTTCGTGACCACAGGTATTTTCGCTACATTCACAGTATACTTGTTTAATCAACCAATCTATCTAGGGATTCCACTAGGTTTCATAATCTCAGGATTGGAAGCTCTTCTTCTATTCTATCTAATCCTAGAACCTCTGAGAAGAAGAAGATCTTCTGTATTCATTTTAATGATGGCAACGCTAACCTATGACATACTCTTATTCGGCTTGATAAACATCTACGCAGACTATCTTCAGTATACTTATAAAGCTACATCGAGGAACATATATCTGGCAGGAGCTGATCCCAAGATCTTCGGAGTTCAAGGGATTCTCATAGTATCAATCTCCATGCTAATAGCAAGTCTAGTACTACTCCACATATTTCTCAGTAGAACAGCTTTCGGAACAGCTCTTAGAGCTGTTATGGAGAATGATTCTCTAGCACTGGCGAGCGGTATTAATGTGAGTACAGCTCTCGCTGTCTCATGGTTCATAGCTGGAGGACTTGCTGGAGTTGCCGGAGCATTGCTTCCTCTACATATAATGTGCAGTCCTTCAACAGGAACTATTCTTATAGCTGCTATGTTTGCAGCAAGCATACTAGGCGGATTAGAACAGGTGTATGGTGCTCCGATAGGTGGCTTTATACTAGGTCTTGCTGAAACACTTCTGGTCTCATGGCTTTCTGCAGTGCTAGGTCCTTGGGTTATGACTTACTCTGGAATGATACCTTATATAGCACTTATAATAGGTCTGATCTTCTTCCCAACAGGCTTGGTCTCTATAAGAGTGAGAGGTGTCTAG
- a CDS encoding branched-chain amino acid ABC transporter permease, producing the protein MILDLIILFILDLLALLGVYTILTLSLNVQRGYAGIPNFGLLFSFAGGAYITGSLVARIGFILAGVNTDIDPISNSVGAITILNPILRSNALLTITLTIVILLISMLIGALLGLIQLGPVIRLRIDYLAITLLALGEVLNYIATVYKPFINGALGVVIPDLFSWAGSENRFTVATLEILLVALLAFLYVEYLGRTPLGRVLKAIRENEIAAISLGKNLVVYRAIAMTIGSALASIAGALWALYLGAITPTLQRFDWTFLPWLMIFLGGIGNNRGVLLGTFIFVLVNRVLVYMKQYLVGVLPFDIVWFDYISLGIIMTLILIYRPQGLLPEKPYISREIREILARKNLGKQTH; encoded by the coding sequence ATGATTCTAGATCTTATAATATTATTCATTCTAGATCTTCTAGCACTCTTAGGAGTTTATACCATTCTAACTCTCTCACTCAATGTGCAGAGAGGATATGCTGGGATCCCTAACTTCGGTCTTCTCTTCTCATTCGCAGGAGGTGCTTATATAACGGGGAGTCTTGTAGCGAGAATAGGATTTATTCTAGCAGGTGTGAATACTGATATAGATCCTATATCGAATTCTGTTGGTGCTATAACGATATTAAATCCCATCCTCAGATCTAATGCTCTTCTCACGATAACACTAACAATAGTAATACTACTCATAAGCATGCTTATAGGAGCATTACTAGGTCTAATACAGCTAGGTCCTGTGATCAGGCTGAGAATAGATTATCTAGCCATAACACTGCTGGCATTAGGAGAGGTGCTGAACTATATAGCTACAGTGTACAAGCCTTTTATAAACGGTGCTCTAGGAGTTGTAATCCCAGATCTCTTCTCATGGGCTGGATCTGAGAATAGATTCACAGTAGCTACTCTAGAGATTCTTCTAGTAGCCCTCCTAGCATTCCTATACGTAGAATACCTCGGCAGAACACCTCTCGGCAGAGTTCTGAAAGCAATAAGAGAAAACGAGATCGCGGCAATCTCGCTAGGGAAGAACCTGGTTGTCTACAGAGCTATAGCAATGACCATAGGCTCGGCTCTTGCAAGTATTGCAGGAGCTCTCTGGGCATTATATCTAGGAGCTATAACTCCAACTCTCCAGAGATTTGACTGGACATTCCTACCATGGCTCATGATCTTTCTCGGAGGCATAGGAAATAATCGTGGAGTACTACTGGGAACATTCATATTTGTATTAGTAAACAGAGTTCTAGTATATATGAAACAATACCTAGTAGGAGTACTTCCCTTCGATATAGTATGGTTTGACTACATATCTCTAGGAATCATAATGACACTAATCCTAATATATAGACCTCAAGGACTACTACCAGAAAAACCCTATATATCTAGAGAGATTAGAGAGATACTAGCCAGAAAGAACTTAGGAAAACAAACTCATTGA